Proteins encoded within one genomic window of Bdellovibrionales bacterium CG10_big_fil_rev_8_21_14_0_10_45_34:
- a CDS encoding SsrA-binding protein, whose translation MKIISDNRKARFDFEVLERLEAGIELTGSEVKSLRGGHCQLKDSYIDIHRGEMYLIGVHISPFQASSYNNHAPERRRRLLMHREQIDRLFGMIREKGVTLIPAKIYFKGPRVKVEVAVVKGKKKHDKREAIKKRDVDRDLQKAQRRGH comes from the coding sequence TTGAAGATAATCTCAGACAATCGAAAAGCTAGGTTCGATTTTGAAGTCCTTGAAAGACTGGAGGCGGGCATAGAGCTTACCGGGAGCGAAGTAAAAAGTCTAAGGGGAGGTCATTGTCAGCTAAAAGACTCTTACATAGATATTCATCGTGGAGAGATGTACTTAATAGGAGTTCATATAAGCCCGTTTCAAGCGAGCAGTTATAATAACCATGCACCTGAAAGGCGACGCCGACTGCTTATGCACAGAGAGCAAATTGATCGGTTATTTGGCATGATTCGAGAGAAAGGGGTTACTTTGATCCCTGCAAAAATTTACTTCAAAGGTCCTCGAGTCAAGGTGGAGGTGGCGGTTGTTAAGGGTAAGAAAAAACATGATAAACGCGAGGCGATTAAGAAACGCGACGTAGATCGCGATCTGCAGAAGGCGCAGAGGAGAGGCCACTAA